aatcatttgtcagttctAAGATTGAAAGGGCCCCAGTGAGAGCCACAAAAAGTAGGTTAAACAAAATTCCCACAGGGACCCATAATATTGAAATTTGTAAACTATTAGGGATAAGGAAGAAACCTAAACACTGCCAAACccgagggttttttttaaaagatgatctaTAACTGAAGAATGGAAAGGATCAATCTCTACATCTGcgagtgaaataattcagagaaagacactatatGATCTCACAGCTATATGGGATCTTAGAAAGACACCAAACGTAAATAGTTGGCGGTTGCCAGAGATTGTGGGTTGGGAGGATGAAATGGTAGAAAGTGGTCAAAAgttataaacttccagttataagataaataagtcctgggggtCTAATGGTGACTATtgttaacaacactgtattatatatttgaaagttcctaagagagtagatctttgaAGTTCTCAtcccaaggaaaacaaaattgtaaCGACACGTGTAGGGCAATACACGTTAACTAAATAAACTTCTTGTGATCACTGCAATatgtacatgtatcaaatcatcacattgtacccctaaaatgaatacaatgttctatgtcaattacaccttgataaaaactggggaaaaaaacctacatcTGCAAAGCTGAATttaaggaaattccctggcggtccagtggttaggactctgtgctttcactgacgagggcctgggttctatccctggttggggaactaaaatcccacaagccacatggtgtgcccccccgcaaaaaaaaaaaattgttttttttttttttaaagatctgatagtgggaagcagctgcattgcacagggagatgagctcggtgctttgtgaccacctagaggggtgggatagggagggtgggagggagacacaagagggagcgatacggggatatatgtatacatacagctgatgcactttgttatacagcagaaactaacaacattgtaaagcaattatactccaataaagatgctcaacaaaaagctgaatttaagaaataaatagggcttccctggtggcacagtggataagaatctgcctgctaatgcagaggacatgggttcgagccctggtctgggaagatcccacatgccgcggagcaactaagcccgtgagccacaactactgagcctgcgcgtgtagagcctgtgctccacaacaagagaaaacacgacaatgagaagcccatgcaccgcgatgaagagtagcccccactggccgcaactagagaaagcccgtgcgcagcaacgaagacccaacacacccaataaataaataaatttttttaaagaaataaatagaattcaaagaaacaaggaaaaaaagttttaataatcAACATGTATTCGCATCATTAAAGGATACAGTTACAAGGGAGATGTTTTTAGACTCAAGTTTACTCAAACTTTGACTCAAATTTGCTCCTGGTAGAGACTCTTGGAAAAGCTCTTGGTATAGTGACATAGGATGAACAATGAATTCAGCTGGAAACAATGAGTCACGGGAGCAAGAATAAGCTAAGAAATTAGCAAATGTGTCTAAAAGAGGCACACGCTTTTCAGTAACAACCTGCTACCACATGGTATCTACATGGGAGGCAGATGGTACCAGGTGGGAAGTGGgtagcaaaagaaaggaaaggcattCCAAGCGTGCTCCAGGCGAAAGATAGAGCTACTTACTGACTCAAGATCTTCTCACTTCAAAGAGCCGTCCTTAATCTCTGCGATCACGCCAATCTACCTGGTCATTCTCTTCACTGGACAAATACTTGAGTTCCAACTAGACGCCAGGGTGCTGGGTGTATACAGACACGAACATGGCAGTCCAGGACCCAGAACCCAGAGCTTACCTTCTGCTTGGAGGCAGTTACAACAGAAGAGTGGCAATTTCATAACTAGTACTGAAATCAAACATAGGATGAGGTTCTAGAGTGGCTGGGCTGGGGGTCCGGGCTGCTTAactcgggggaggggaggtcagaGAAGGCATTTGGAAGAGCTTGCCTGGTGAAAGTCTAAGGAAAGACTGACCGGAAGGGAGAGAAGCTGGAACAAACGTTCTGAGTCAGGAATGAGCTCGGTCAGGGATTTGAAAGAAAGATAAGGTCCGTGAGCCACACCATACTATGGGGAAGCAGGTGAAGGATAaaccagagagaaggaagggaaaagctcagattctgaatattttccaaatgacggGAAATCATGAAAAAGACTTCAAGGCataatttattatcttaaaacaatttctccacctcctagagtagtgaaaataaaaacaaaagtaaacaaatgggatctaattaaacttgaaagcttctgcccagcaaaggaaaccataagcaaaaagacaaccctcaggatggaagaaaatatttgcaaacaaagcaaccgacaaaggtttaatctgcaaaatatacaaacagccacagagctcaatatcaaaaaaacaaaccacccaatcaaaaaataggcagaagatctaaatagacatttctccaaagaagacatacagatggccaagaaacacatgaaaagatgctcaacatcactaatcattagagaaatgcacatcaagattacaatgaggtatcacctcacaccagtcagaatggccatcatcaaaaaatctacaaacaacaaatgctggagagggtgtggagaaaaaggaatcctcttgcactgttggtgggaatgtgaatcggtacagccactgtggagaacagtatggaggttccttaaaaaactacaaatagagctaccgtatgactCAGCAGTCCCACTCgtgggcatatatttggagaaaaacataattcgaaaagatacatgcaccccaatgttcacagcagcactatttacaatagccaggacatggaagcaacctaaatgtctatcagcagaggaggggataaagaagatgtggaacacaTATACAggggaatattcctcagccataaaaaagaatgaaataacgccatttgcagcaacatggatggacctagagatgatcataccaagtgaagtaagtcagacagagaaagacaaatattatatgtgggatctttttaaaaaatgatacaaatgaacttatttacaaaacagaaacggactcacagacttagaaaacaaacttatggtcaccaaaggggaaaggtgtgggggggggggataaattaggagcttgggattaacatacacacactactatatataaaatagatcaccaacagggacctactctatagcacagggaactctactcagtattctgtaataatctatacgggaaaagaatctgaaaaagagtgactatatgtatacgtataactgaatgactttgctgtacacctgaaactaacaaaacattgtgaatcaactctactcaaatataaaataaaaattaaattttaaaaatttacatagaaaaaaaaaagtatttctgtaCATAAATGCAGTCTTTCCACTAGAGAAACACCTCCTTTCCCTGACTACCTACCTTTGATAAAAAAGCATTCTTTTTAccctaaaaaaaaatagtatcggATGTGGTGCTCCAAGGACAAAGCTTGATGCTGTCTGAAGAAGTGTCAGCGTCACACCCCCCACCGGCCTCTTAATCGCCCTCCCCACCAAGATGCGAGGGTTATGaaattcctgagcccacctgggTGACGGGAcctgtcccaaataaggaaaggcGTCCGGCCTGTCCCACTCCCAGCCTATAGAAGGAAGCTATATGTGCCTCGAGCAATCAGTAAACGAGATTTTCACCTGGGACCATTCCTTTGTCTTCTGGCTACAAAAACTGATCAATAGCACATGTTCAGGCTCGACTCTCCCAGGCTCCTGGGAAGTCCGCCTGCTGTTCTGGTAGCAAGCCCTCCCTCTAATAAATTCTGTCTTCCTTACATCCTGCCTTGTGTCCAACCCGCTTTGGACCACGACATCAGAGACGCGCTGTGAGCTTCTCTGTGCTTCTGGTACATGTTTTGTAAAAAGGTGATGACGAGATTGTTATGAGGgtcaaaagacaaaggagaaaatacataTCAAGCAACCATCTCTGTGCCAAGGAAGTGTTCTATACATGTTACCTATTCTCTGTGCTATTCTTCTTATTCTTCTCCTTTATGAACTTAAGGCTCTTTTCCCACCTGTCCTCAGCACCCTCCTCCTGCGTTACCCGGGAAACATCTATTCTCAGTCCATCAGCACCCAAGCAAACATCACCAGCCACCGGGACCGTTCCCTCTTAGGTTCCCCAAGCAAGTTTTATCGTATACGTCACTATAGTTAAAACATTTGTTGCAGAGAAACCGAAACGGGGGCCACAGTTCAAACACATCCCTACACCAAAACACATGCAGTCTTGTAACCCAAAGGAAAAACCGATTTCCCCGAAAGGCCGATTCTGCTTCTTAAACAAACTTAAGATTTCTCCAAGTCAGCATGAACTTGCAACTCCCCAGCTAACTGGCTGTGCACAAGTGAGCTGATGCCATGGGAAGGAAGGTATAGTTCTAGGGACCACTCacagcaggaaaaaataaaatgtcctttCTCATCCAGGCTTTGTAACCTGAGCCATAGCTGCTGGGAACTGAGCTTCGTGACCACGTTTGGTTTTTCTCCCTGTTTGTCCACAGTTTGTATCTCACTCAGTAAAACATCTGAGTCAAGGAAAGCACTCAGCATTTTCTTTTGAAACACTGGACTGTAGCTTGGGTTTTCAAAAGAAGCCAGAGTAGAAAGAATGACACCCTGCTATTGACTTAAAGAATAGGTGAAGATCCGACTTACACGAACTTCTGGAGTTTACAGACAGGCTGAGCCAGCGTCCTGCAGAGAATCGCCAGGGAGGCCTTGTCAAACTGACAGTTGTCCAAATCTAACATCTGCAAGTTCTCGCTGGCAGTAAATGCTGAGCAGAGATCCCGCCAGAGGGAGAGCTTCTCGATGGCACTACAGGAAGACAAGCACCGTGATTCTTCCGTGGCTCAATTCAACtagttcctgaaaaaactaagaaCAGAGCTagcatgtgatccagcaatcccactcctgggcatatatctggagaaaaccatggttcaaaaggacacaggcaccccagtgttcattgcagcaatgtttacaatagccaggatgtggaagcaacctagatgtccactgacagatgaacggataaagaagatgtggtccagggacttccctggtggcccagtgggtaagaatctgcaCCTCCAATGCAGGgcactcaggttcgatccctggtcgaggaactagatcccacatgcatgccacaactaagagtttgttgctgcaactaagactccacatgccacaactaagaggccCACAGgctacaactaaagatcctgcatgctgcaactaaacatgtcacagtgaagatcccacgtgccacaaactaagacctggcacagcctaaataaataaatggtttttttaaaaaaaagctattcagggcttccctggcggcgcagtggttgagagtccacctgccagtgaaggggacgcgggtttgtgccccggtccgggaagatcccacgtgccgcggagcggctgggcccgtgagccgtggccgctgagcctgtgcatccagagcctgtgctccacaaggggggagaggccacaacagtgagaggcccgtgtaccgcaaaaaaaaaaaaaaaaaaaaaaaaaagctattcatattttttaaaaaaagatatggtccatatatgcaatggaatattactcagccataaaaaagaatgaaataataccatttgcagccacacagatggacctagagatgatcatactaagtgaagtaagtcaaagaaagacaaatattatatgatatcacctatatgcagaatctttaaaaaaaatgatacaaatgaacttattacaaaacagaaacagaaaaaaaaacaaacagaaacagactcaacaggcttagaaaacaaacttatggtcacccaaggggaaaggtggggaggggataaagtaggagtttgggactgacatatacacactactatatataaaatagatcaccaataaggacctactgcatagcacagggaattctgctcaatattctgtaataacctaaatgggaaaagaatttgaaaaagaatagatacatgtatatgtataactgaatcgctttgctgtacacctgaaatgaacaaaacgttgttaatcaactatactccagtacaaaataaaattttttaaaaaaagaatgcaggttaaaaaaccccaaaaaagacattttcaacaCAGGAGAATACCATTCCCAGAGGCCCTCAAAGCTGACAGACAGTCCAGCCTGAACAGAGAGAGGAACAGTCAGGTGCACTGAGTCAACATGCATGGTGGTCAAAGAAGTGAGCcgtgggctcccctggtggcacagtggtggagagtccgcctgccgatgcaggggacgcgggttcgcgccccggtccgggaggatcccacgtgccgcggagtggctgggcccgtgagccgtggccgctgcgcctgcgcgtccggagcctgtgctccgcagcgggagaggccacagcggtgagaggcccgcgtaccgcaaaaaaaaaaaaaaggcttaccTTTCAACTTGACATTGGCCCTATGAAGACATTTACCCCTGATTATACAGCCGGAAATACTTAAGAAACACAGTTCATGGCCACAGAGCTAGCAAATGGCAGTATAAGAATGCAAATCAATGTCTTTTTGACTGCAAAAGCCATGTTTTTAGGtacaaaactacaatgatttATGAAATCCCCACTGGGGGTTGGAGCGAGCTAAATATAAACATGGTGTGTGTGTCGTTAGAGGGAGAGAAGTAATAGACGGACTCACTTTGGCGTAGATCCAGATTCATCGGGAAAGACATTTTCTATACACAGGTGAAATTTCTGCAGACTTTGGCAATGTTTCAGACAGAATGCAGATACTGTCAATTCTTCAATGGTACCAATATAAATGTCAATCTCTTTGAAGAAATTCATCACTTGGATTACAAATTCTTGGTCCTGGGTCTCAAACAAACAATTGAACAATTCCTGGAAACTCACCACGATCTTACTGGGGTGACACTGACTTAAAGTTTCAAGGCTTTGGGTTATTTCCTGCTTTACGTCTGCGGACAGTGGGAAACCGAAAGCCGTCTCCAGCATGTGTGTTATTTTTTCGGTTGAAAATGCAAACAGGAATATCCCCATCCAGGACAAGCGGGAGTAGGCTTCGCTCAGGGCCGCTCTCACAAACTCGGTCACCTTTCCGACGACTGGGTGAGGATGGTCCTTGGGTCGCTTGAACAGATAGAAGAGGGCGGCACAAAATTCTTGCATACACGTATGGATGAAGGTCAAGCGCTTACCGCTCCTCTGAAGGAGTCTCATGGCCACCCACATGGAGGCGTCGGATTCAGACACCCCGTTCCTCCTGAGATCCCCAGGGCAAAACAGAAACGTGCGAGTCCACATGCCCTCCGCAGCCAAGGTACACAGGCTTTGCAGTCGGGTTCTGTTCTGCTTGGGTGGGCAATTCCCACTTGCTGCTTTGAATATGTTCATCAAGAAGGACGCATACAAACAAGTGATGCTTTCGGAGGCAATCTCCAGGTCTTCTCCTCTCTCCAGCTGCCACTTCAAGCAAGTACACACCAACCAGCAAACAAACGGACTCTTGCACAGGACAAACAGCGGTCTCTTCTCTCTCACAAAACTGAAGGCTCTGGAGGATTTATTCTTTTCGCGGAAGTAATGGGAGAAATACAGCTTCCTTTGGCGTTCAGAGAATCCCGGGAGAAATATGCATTTTGTCTGACGCAacaagaaataatttcttttcataCCCATCTTTCCCAGGGCGATAAGCAGAGAGGATTCTGGGAGCAGCTGTTTGTGCAGCAAGCTGGTCAGGACGGCCTGCGTTGGCCGCCGCTGGTCCCAGGCGCGGCACAGGTCAGCGTCAAGCGTCAAGTCAAATTTCAGCTCCTCCAGGCCATCCAGGATGAACAGGATTCTCTCTGGCTGGGACAAAACGTCTTCGATGGGCTCTGAAGACTCAGGCCAGTCCCTGGAGATGAGCTCCACGAGGCTCGTGTCTGTAACACTGTTCATTTCACTGCCTTTGAGGAAGAAGACAAATGAGAACCTGTCCCTCCACAGGTTACCCTCCGCCCATTCCAGCATCGCTTTTCTCAAAAGGGTCGTTTTTCCGACTCCTTCAGGACCTTGCAAGATCACAGTGGGTGAGGGGTTTCCAGGCTCGTGTGCACTAAGGTAGACAGCATTCAGCTGTTCAAATTCATTCTTCGTGGTTTCTTTGTAGAAACCCTCAGGGACTTGAAGGCAGGTCTCCTTTTCCCATATGACTCGGAATTTTTTCTTCATGTGGTTTCTATATGGGT
Above is a genomic segment from Kogia breviceps isolate mKogBre1 chromosome 18, mKogBre1 haplotype 1, whole genome shotgun sequence containing:
- the NLRP9 gene encoding NACHT, LRR and PYD domains-containing protein 9, translating into MAESFFSDFGLLWYLEELKKEEFWKFKELLKQEPLKFKLKPIPWTELKKASRETLSKLLSEHYPGKLAWDVTLSLFLLIQRGDLWTKARDEIRHKLNPYRNHMKKKFRVIWEKETCLQVPEGFYKETTKNEFEQLNAVYLSAHEPGNPSPTVILQGPEGVGKTTLLRKAMLEWAEGNLWRDRFSFVFFLKGSEMNSVTDTSLVELISRDWPESSEPIEDVLSQPERILFILDGLEELKFDLTLDADLCRAWDQRRPTQAVLTSLLHKQLLPESSLLIALGKMGMKRNYFLLRQTKCIFLPGFSERQRKLYFSHYFREKNKSSRAFSFVREKRPLFVLCKSPFVCWLVCTCLKWQLERGEDLEIASESITCLYASFLMNIFKAASGNCPPKQNRTRLQSLCTLAAEGMWTRTFLFCPGDLRRNGVSESDASMWVAMRLLQRSGKRLTFIHTCMQEFCAALFYLFKRPKDHPHPVVGKVTEFVRAALSEAYSRLSWMGIFLFAFSTEKITHMLETAFGFPLSADVKQEITQSLETLSQCHPSKIVVSFQELFNCLFETQDQEFVIQVMNFFKEIDIYIGTIEELTVSAFCLKHCQSLQKFHLCIENVFPDESGSTPNAIEKLSLWRDLCSAFTASENLQMLDLDNCQFDKASLAILCRTLAQPVCKLQKFVYNFASNLANSLDLFKAILHNPHLKYLNLYGTGLSYTDVKQLCETLKHPVCNIEALLLGKCDITDEGCEDIAAVLVHNKKLKLLSLVDNPLKDEGVRVLCEALKDPACALEAMLLTYCCLTSVACEHISQVLLCNKSLSFLDLGLNFLEDHGVITLCESLKHPNCNLQELWLMGCYFTSVCCVDLAAVLIHSEKLKTLKLGNNKIYDGGVRRLCEALKHPKCKLETLGLEMCELTSACCEDLALAFTLCKSLRCVNLEWMSVDRDGAVVLCEALMSLECGLQMLGLNKSSYDEEIEMLLTEVEEMNPQLTISHSLWIDFEHRIRGVLG